The Tenebrio molitor chromosome 5, icTenMoli1.1, whole genome shotgun sequence genome has a segment encoding these proteins:
- the LOC138130783 gene encoding vesicular glutamate transporter 3-like, with amino-acid sequence MTQIPEKTISQNVLTSEVGGKPYPKWMFWKKRRYMVATIAFFGFFNAYALRANLSIAIVAMTENKTVVLDDNTVVYGPEFDWDSKIQGYVLSSFFYGYITTQLFGGWLSAKIGGKKVFGAGVGVTALLTLITPWCAKTNVYLLLTVRIIEGVFEGVTYPCIHAVWSRWAPPLERTKLATLAFSGSYVGTVVSMPASAYLATALGWPSIFYFFGVLGLIWFVIWWILVAESPADDPRISKEELEYIQKCLGNVDAKRNIRNPWKEIFTSLPVLAIVVAHFTDNWGFYTLLTQLPKFMKDMLNFDLGKTGFLSGLPYLAMAIMIQFSGHVADWLREKKHFPTTKVRKMFTCGAFVVHAAFMVAAAFSTSTVGTIIYLVLAVGLGVCSWSGFGVNYLDIAPQHASVIMGVSNTVGTLAGIFSPILTGYIVTTPTAEEWRIVFCIASGIFLFGTVVYGIFASGEVQLWAVGCELKKDDSSEEPVPASYENRSYEPDA; translated from the exons ATGACTCAAATACCGGAAAAAACAATTTCCCAAAATGTATTAACGAGTGAAGTTGg AGGCAAACCTTATCCAAAATGGATGTTTTGGAAAAAACGAAGATATATGGTTGCCACTATAGCATTCTTTGGTTTCTTCAATGCCTATGCCCTTAGAGCCAACCTCAGCATCGCTATCGTAGCCATgacagaaaataaaacagtaGTATTAGATGACAACACTGTTGTTTAT GGACCAGAATTTGACTGGGATTCCAAAATCCAAGGCTACGTACTCAGCTCATTTTTCTACGGATACATCACAACTCAACTTTTTGGAGGTTGGCTGTCGGCTAAAATCGGAGGCAAGAAAGTGTTTGGGGCTGGAGTTGGAGTCACTGCTCTGTTAACACTGATAACACCATGGTGTGCCAAAACAAACGTGTATCTTTTGTTGACAGTTCGAATAATCGAAGGAGTTTTTGAAGGTGTGACGTATCCTTGTATTCACGCGGTGTGGTCACGATGGGCGCCTCCATTGGAAAGGACGAAGTTGGCAACTTTGGCTTTCTCTGGAAGTTATGTAGGCACAGTCGTGTCCATGCCAGCTAGTGCCTATCTAGCAACAGCGCTGGGATGGcccagtattttttatttttttggggTTTTGGGTTTGATCTGGTTTGTGATTTGGTGGATTCTTGTGGCCGAATCTCCAGCAGATGATCCAAGAATCTCAAAAGAAGAACTCGAATatattcaaaaatgtttgGGAAACGTTGACGCTAAAAGAAACATAAGGAATCCTTGGAAAGAGATTTTTACCTCTTTGCCGGTGTTGGCCATTGTAGTAGCACATTTTACCGACAACTGGGGATTCTACACACTCCTGACTCAACTTCCCAAATTTATGAAAG ATATGCTTAACTTTGATTTGGGCAAAACTGGTTTTCTTTCGGGTTTACCGTATTTGGCAATGGCCATTATGATTCAGTTTTCGGGTCACGTAGCAGATTGGCTGCGAGAAAAAAAGCATTTTCCAACAACTaaagtcagaaaaatgtttacttgtGGTGCCTTTGTAGTGCATGCGGCCTTTATGGTAGCGGCAGCATTCTCCACCTCCACTGTCGGAACAATCATTTATCTAGTCTTGGCTGTAGGACTAGGAGTATGTTCGTGGTCTGGGTTTGG AGTTAACTATTTAGATATAGCACCTCAACACGCTAGTGTTATAATGGGTGTTAGTAACACTGTGGGCACTTTGGCGGGGATATTTAGCCCTATACTCACCGGCTATATTGTGACCACGCCG ACAGCTGAAGAGTGGCGGATCGTTTTTTGTATAGCCAGCGGTATATTCTTATTTGGTACAGTCGTATATGGAATATTTGCATCCGGGGAGGTACAACTTTGGGCTGTTGGATGTGAACTAAAAAAAGACGATTCTTCAGAGGAACCAGTACCAGCAAGCTATGAAAATAGATCCTACGAACCTGATGCGTAg